The Streptomyces sp. DH-12 genome has a window encoding:
- a CDS encoding metalloregulator ArsR/SmtB family transcription factor, which translates to MSNAKVLPLLDPADGQVPPCCPPLTERPMTAEEAETAARMFKALGDPVRLRLFSAVASHEGGEACVCDISDVGVSQPTVSHHLKKLKEAGLLTSERRGTWVYYRVEPSVLAAMGRLLVGPSAAA; encoded by the coding sequence ATGTCGAATGCCAAGGTGCTGCCGTTGCTCGATCCCGCCGATGGCCAGGTGCCGCCGTGCTGTCCGCCGCTCACCGAGCGCCCGATGACCGCCGAAGAGGCGGAGACGGCCGCCCGGATGTTCAAGGCGCTCGGCGACCCGGTCCGGCTGCGGCTGTTCTCCGCCGTGGCATCGCACGAGGGCGGCGAGGCGTGCGTGTGCGACATCTCCGACGTCGGCGTCTCCCAGCCCACGGTGTCCCACCATCTGAAGAAGCTCAAGGAGGCCGGGCTGCTCACCTCCGAGCGGCGTGGCACCTGGGTCTACTACCGGGTGGAGCCGTCCGTACTGGCCGCCATGGGCCGACTGCTGGTGGGGCCGTCGGCTGCCGCATGA